One Phyllostomus discolor isolate MPI-MPIP mPhyDis1 chromosome 10, mPhyDis1.pri.v3, whole genome shotgun sequence genomic window carries:
- the LOC114508160 gene encoding olfactory receptor 9A4, whose translation MSNYSSATEFCLLGFPGSQGLHHMLFAAFLFFYSVTLMGNTVIIVVVRVDKRLHSPMYFFLSHLSVLETLTTSVIVPVMLWGLLLPGRQTISLAGCVAQLFLYLALGTTEFALLGVMAVDRYVAVCNPLRYNIIMNSHTCTWVVSVSWVVGFLSEIWPVYATFQFTYCKSNVLDHFYCDRGQLLRLSCDDTLFTEFVLFLMAVFIIVGSLVPTIVSYTYIISTILKIPSASGRRKAFSTCASHFTFVVIGYGTCLFLFVKPKQTQAAEYNKIVSLLISVVTPFLNPFIFTLRNDKVKEALRDTMKLCCQLFKD comes from the coding sequence ATGAGCAATTACTCTAGTGCCACTGAATTTTGTCTCCTTGGCTTCCCCGGCTCCCAAGGACTGCACCACATGCTCTTTgctgccttcctcttcttctactCGGTGACGCTGATGGGAAACACGGTCATCATCGTGGTTGTCCGTGTGGATAAGCGTCTGCACTCCCCCATGTATTTCTTCCTCAGCCACCTCTCTGTCTTGGAGACCCTGACCACATCCGTCATCGTCCCCGTCATGCTCTGGGGCTTGCTGCTCCCTGGGAGGCAGACAATATCTCTGGCAGGATGCGTCGCCCAGCTCTTCCTGTACCTTGCTTTGGGGACCACGGAGTTTGCATTACTGGGAGTCATGGCCGTGGACCGTTACGTGGCTGTCTGTAACCCTCTGAGATACAACATCATTATGAACAGCCACACCTGCACCTGGGTGGTAAGTGTGTCGTGGGTGGTTGGCTTCCTTTCTGAAATCTGGCCAGTCTACGCCACGTTTCAGTTTACCTACTGCAAATCGAACGTGCTAGACCATTTTTATTGTGACCGAGGGCAACTGCTCAGACTGTCCTGTGACGACACTCTTTTcacagagtttgttctttttttaatggctgtttTCATTATCGTTGGTTCTCTGGTACCAACAATCGTCTCCTACACTTACATTATCTCCACCATCCTCAAGATCCCCTCGGCCTCTGGCCGCAGGAAAGCCTTCTCCACGTGCGCCTCCCACTTCACCTTCGTGGTGATCGGCTACGGCACCTGCCTGTTCCTCTTCGTGAAACCCAAGCAGACGCAGGCGGCCGAGTACAACAAGATCGTCTCCCTGCTGATTTCTGTGGTAACCCCTTTCCTGAACCCCTTCATCTTCACCCTCCGAAACGACAAAGTCAAAGAGGCCCTTCGGGACACTATGAAACTCTGCTGTCAACTTTTCAAGGATTAG
- the LOC114507238 gene encoding olfactory receptor 6V1 has product MSVYPSSMSVSLSLSLCCSILFPFHAGPNPCIMANWSHPSEFVLLGFSSFGELQVLLYGPFLTLYLLAFTGNTIIITMVIADAHLRTPMYFFLGNFSLLEILVTMTTMPRMLSDLLAPRKVISFSGCLVQFYFYFSLGSTTFLVLADMALDRFVAICHPLRYSILMSWAVCVRLAGAAWAAPFLAMVPTVLFQAHLNYCHGNVIDHFFCDNVPLLRLSCSDTSLLEFWDFLMALAFVLSSFLVTLISYGYIVTTVLRIPSASGRQKAFSTCGSHLTLVFIGYSTTIFLYIRPGKAHSVEVNKTVALVTSVLTPFFSPFIFTLRNETFQAVLRGQMRRLRGLHEAWQ; this is encoded by the coding sequence atgtctgtCTATCCATCCTCTAtgtctgtatctctctctctctctctctgctgctccatcttatttcctttccatgCAGGACCCAACCCCTGCATCATGGCAAATTGGAGCCACCCTTCTGAATTTGTCCTCTTGGGCTTCTCATCTTTCGGTGAGCTGCAGGTTCTGCTGTATGGGCCCTTCCTCACACTTTATCTTCTTGCCTTCACGGGaaacaccatcatcatcaccatggTCATAGCGGATGCCCACCTCCGGactcccatgtacttcttcctgggCAATTTCTCCCTGCTAGAGATCTTGGTGACCATGACCACCATGCCCAGGATGCTCTCAGACCTGCTGGCCCCCCGGAAAGTCATTTCCTTCAGCGGCTGCCTTGTCCAGTTCTACTTCTACTTTTCCCTGGGATCCACCACCTTCCTCGTCCTGGCAGACATGGCCCTTGACCGCTTTGTGGCCATCTGCCACCCGCTGCGCTACAGCATCTTGATGAGCTGGGCTGTGTGTGTCCGGCTGGCAGGGGCCGCCTGGGCAGCTCCTTTCCTGGCCATGGTGCCCACCGTCCTCTTCCAGGCCCACCTCAATTATTGCCACGGCAACGTCATTGACCACTTCTTCTGTGACAATGTGCCTCTGCTGCGGCTGTCCTGCTCAGACACCAGCCTGCTGGAATTCTGGGACTTCCTGATGGCCTTGGCCTTTGTCCTCAGCTCCTTCCTGGTGACCCTCATCTCCTATGGCTACATCGTGACCACTGTGCTGCGGATACCCTCGGCCAGCGGCCGCCAGAAGGCTTTCTCTACGTGCGGGTCTCACCTCACCCTGGTCTTCATTGGTTACAGCACCACCATCTTCCTATACATCAGGCCTGGCAAGGCACACTCTGTGGAGGTCAACAAGACCGTAGCCTTGGTGACGTCCGTCCTCACTCCCTTCTTCAGCCCCTTTATCTTTACCCTCCGCAATGAGACATTCCAGGCGGTGCTGCGGGGACAGATGCGGAGGCTGAGAGGCCTCCATGAGGCATGGCAGTGA